The sequence below is a genomic window from Pseudomonas cannabina.
GCGGTCCCAATGGCAGCGGCAAGACCAGCCTGCTGCGGGTGTTGTGCGGGTTGATGCAGCCGAGCGCCGGGCGGGTACTGCTCAATGGGCTGCCGCTGGACCGACAGCGAGCAGAACCTGGCCGCAGCCTGTTGTGGATTGGCCACGCGCCAGCGCTCAAGGACCTGCTTACGCCACTGGAAAACCTGGCATGGCTGTGTGCCTTGCATCAGCCAGCCAGCGCCGGGCAGATTGCGCAGGCGCTGGATGCGGTGGGGCTGGCAGGTTTTGAAGATATGCCCTGTCACACCTTGTCGGCCGGACAGCAGCGTCGGGTGGCACTGGCCCGTCTGTATCTGCCCGGTCCTTCATTATGGATGCTCGATGAACCGTTCACCGCCCTCGACCGGCAAGGCATCGCGCAATTGGAAAACCATCTGGCAGCGCACTGCGAGCAGGGCGGCATGGTTGTCATGACCACCCACCACACCTTGAGCCGACTGCCTGCGGGCTATCGCGACATCGACCTGGCAAAGGGGTCGGCATGAACAACGTCTTCGTACTGCTGATGGTGCGCGAGGCGCGGCTGCTGGCACGGCGTCCGGCTGACCTGGCCAATCCGCTGGTGTTCTTTGCGCTGGTGATCGCCCTGTTCCCGCTGGCCATTGGCCCGGACGCGCAATTGTTGCAAACCTTGTCGCCGGGGCTGATGTGGATCGCGGCCCTGCTGGCCGTACTGCTTTCGCTGGACGGGCTGTTTCGCAGCGATTTCGAGGACGGCTCACTGGAGCAGTGGGTCCTTTCGCCGCACCCGTTGGCCCTTCTGGTTCTGAGCAAAGTACTGGCACACTGGGTTTTTTCCGGGCTGGCGCTGGTACTGTTGTCGCCGCTGCTGGCGCTGATGCTCGGTTTGCCAGGCAACTGTCTGCCGGTATTGATGCTGTCGCTGTTGCTGGGTACGCCGGTGCTCAGCTTGCTGGGTGCAGTGGGCGCGGGGTTGACAGTCGGTTTGAAGCGCGGCGGTTTGTTGCTCGCTTTGCTGATCCTGCCGCTGTACATCCCGGTATTGATTCTGGGCAGTGCGGCGCTGCAAGCTGCCCTGCAGGGCATGCCCGCGACCGGCTACCTTTTGTGGCTGGGCAGCCTGAGCGTGCTGGCGATCACCCTGACACCTTTTGCAATAGCCGCCGGCCTGAAGATCAGCGTCGGTGAATAAACGAGGTTCCGGGATCGGTAACGCCGAGGCCCGGTAAAACCCTGGAAACACCTGATGAAAAGCAACGCCATGAAAAGCAGCATCGGTTGGGCCTGGTTTCATACCTTCGGCTCGCCGAAAGGGTTCTACCGGATCAGCGCACGTTTGCTGCCATGGCTGAGTGTCGCCGCCTGTCTATTGCTGGGCACCGGTATTGTCTGGGGCCTGGCCTTCGCGCCGCCGGATTACCAGCAGGGCAACAGCTTCCGGATCATTTACATTCATGTGCCCGCCGCCATGCTCGCGCAGTCCTGCTACGTAATGCTGGCGGTGTGCGGCGTGGTCGGGCTGGTGTGGAAGATGAAACTGGCCGATGTCGCGCTGCACTGCGCTGCGCCTATTGGCGCGTGGATGACCGCACTGGCGCTGGCGACCGGGGCGATCTGGGGCAAGCCGACCTGGGGCGCCTGGTGGGTCTGGGATGCGCGGCTGACCTCGATGCTGATTCTGTTGTTTCTGTATCTCGGCGTGATCGCGCTGGGCAATGCGATCAGCAACCGCGACAGTGCCGCCAAAGCTTGTGCCGTGCTGGCCATCGTCGGTGTGGTGAATATCCCGATCATTAAATACTCGGTGGAGTGGTGGCATACCCTGCATCAGGGCGCCACGTTCAGCCTCACGGAAAAACCGGCCATGCCAGCCGAAATGTGGCTGCCGCTGCTGTTTACGGTGTCGGGCTTTTATTGTTTCTTCGGCGTTGTGCTGCTGTTGCGCATGCGCCTGGAAGTGCTGCGTCGCGAATCGCGCACCCAATGGGTCAACGCCGAGGTTCTGCGCAGCCTGGGGCAAACCCCTGCGCCGGAGGGCAAGCCTTGAGCTTTGAGTCATTCAGTGATTTTCTCGCCATGGGCCGTCATGGTCTGTTCGTCTGGTCGGCTTACGGCCTGTGTCTGCTGGTGCTGCTGATCAACGTGGCGCTGCCGGTGCTGGCGCGGCGGCGTTATCTGAAGCAACAGGCGTTGCGCCTGAAGCGGGAGAAGCTGTCGTGAACCCGCTGCGCAGAAAGCGGCTGCTGATCATTCTTGGCGTACTGGTCGGCGTCAGTCTGGCCGTAAGCCTGGCGCTCAGTGCATTGAAGGAGAATATCAATCTGTTCTATACGCCGAGCCAGATTGCCAATGGCGAAGCGCCGCTGGATACGCGTATTCGCGCCGGCGGCATGGTCGAAAAAGGCTCGTTGCAGCGCTCCGCGGATTCGCTGGACGTGCGCTTTGTGGTCACCGATTTCAACCAGTCGGTGACCATCGCCTATCGCGGCATCCTTCCCGACCTGTTCCGCGAAGGGCAGGGCATCGTCGCGTTGGGCAAGCTCAACGCTCAGGGTGTAGTAGTGGCCGATGAAGTGCTGGCCAAGCATGACGAGAAGTACATGCCCCCCGAAGTGACCAAAGCGCTGCGCGAGAGCGGCCAGCCGGCACCGGCTGCGCCCTCTATGCCCGCTAGGCAGGCTGATCGATGATTCCCGAACTCGGCCATCTGGCCATGATTCTGGCGCTGGGCTTCGCACTGGTGCAGGCCATCATTCCGCTGATCGGCGCGTGGCGCGGCGACCGTCTGTGGATGAGCCTGGCGCGTCCGGCGGCGTGGGGCCAGTTCAGCTTTCTGATCTTCGCGTTCGGTTGCCTGACTTACGCGTTCATGACCGATGATTTTTCCGTCGCCTACGTGGCGCAGAATTCCAATACCGAGCTGCCTTGGTACTACAAATTCAGCGCCGTATGGGGCGCGCATGAAGGCTCGCTGCTGCTCTGGGCGCTGATTCTCGGTGGCTGGACCTTCGCCGTGTCGGTGTTTTCCCGGCAATTGCCCCAGGTGATGCTGGCACGGGTATTGGCCGTGATGGGCATGATCAGCCTGGGTTTCTTGCTGTTTCTGATCCTCACGTCCAACCCGTTTGCCCGCCTGTTGCCGCAAATGCCAGCCAACGGTCGCGATCTCAACCCGTTATTGCAGGACATCGGCCTGATCGTGCATCCGCCGATGCTGTACATGGGCTACGTGGGTTTTTCCGTGGCCTTTGCGTTCGCCATCGCGGCGCTGCTTGGCGGGCGACTCGACGCCGCCTGGGCGCGCTGGTCGCGACCCTGGACGCTGGTCGCCTGGGCGTTTCTCGGCATCGGCATCAGCCTTGGCTCGTGGTGGGCCTATTACGAACTGGGCTGGGGCGGCTGGTGGTTCTGGGACCCGGTGGAAAACGCCTCGTTCATGCCCTGGCTGGTCGGCACGGCGCTGATCCATTCGCTGGCAGTCACGGAAAAGCGCGGGGTGTTCAAAAGCTGGACGGTGCTGCTGGCGATTGCGGCGTTTTCCCTGAGCCTGCTCGGCACCTTTCTGGTCCGTTCCGGGGTACTCACCTCGGTGCACGCCTTTGCCTCGGACCCGGCACGCGGGGTGTTCATTCTGATGTTCCTGCTGGTTGTGGTAGGCGGCTCGCTGACTTTGTTCGCGGTGCGGGCGCCGGTGGTCAAAAGTCACGTCGGTTTCGACCTGTGGTCGCGGGAAACCTTGCTGCTCGGTAATAACCTGTTGCTGGTGGTGGCCGCGTCGATGATTTTGCTCGGCACGCTTTATCCGCTGGTGATCGACGCCATCAGTGGCGACAAGATGTCAGTCGGTCCGCCGTATTTCAACGCTTTGTTCGTGCCGTTGATGGGGCTGCTGCTGGCGGTGATGGCGGTCGGCGTGCTGGTGCGCTGGAAGGACACGCCGCTGAAATGGCTGCTGGGCATGCTCGGCCCGGTGCTGATCGGCAGCGCCGTGCTGGCGGTGATCGCCGGGCTGGTCCTGGGCGATTTTCAGTGGGCGGTGCTGGCGACGTTCATGCTCGCCGCCTGGGTGCTGCTGGCCGGGCTTCGTGACCTGTTCGACAAGACGCGTCACAAAGGATTGTTCAAGGGCGCGCGCAGCCTGACCCGCAGTTATTGGGGCATGCAACTGGCGCATCTCGGTATCGTGGTGTGCGCGTTGGGCGTGGTGTTATCCAGCCAGAACAGCGCCGAGCGCGATCTGCGCATGGCCCCCGGCGAGTCCACCGAACTGGGCGGTTATGTGTTCGTGTTCGAAGGCGCGAAACACTACGAAGGGCCGAACTTTATTTCCGATCGCGGCACCGTGCGCGTCCTGCACAACGGCGCGCCGCTCACTGAACTGCACCCGGAGAAGCGTCTTTATACGGTGCAGCAATCGATGATGACCGAAGCGGGTATCGACGCCGGTTTCAGCCGTGATCTTTACGTGGCACTGGGTGAACCGCTGGGCGATGGTGCCTGGGCGGTGCGGGTTCACGTCAAGCCGTTCGTGCGCTGGATTTGGTTCGGCGGCTTGCTGACGGGGCTGGGCGGGGTGCTGGCGGCGCTCGACCTGCGTTATCGCACGCGGGTCAACAGCAAGGTGCGTGAGGCGCTGGGCATGTCGGGAGCGACCCCATGAAACGCTGGATTCTGCTGTTGCCGCTGGCGCTGTTTCTCGGCGTGGCGGCGTTTTTGTATCGCGGTTTGTATCTCGACCCTGCCGAGCTGCCCTCGGCGCTCATCGGCAAGCCTTTTCCTGAGTTTTCACTGCGTGAAGTGCAGAGCGAACGGGTGTTGAGCCGTGCTGATTTGCTGGGCAAACCCGCGTTGGTCAATGTCTGGGGCACCTGGTGCGTGGCCTGCCGGGTCGAGCATCCGCTGCTCACTCGTCTGGCGCAGCAAGGCGTGCTGATCTACGGCGTGAACTACAAGGACGTCAACGCCGATGCGATCAAGTGGCTCAAGGCATTTCACGATCCTTATCAGTTGAATATCCGCGACGAAGAGGGCTCACTGGGCCTGAATCTTGGGGTTTACGGCGCACCGGAAACCTTCCTGATCGACCGTCAGGGCATCATTCGTTACAAACATGTCGGGGTCATCGACGATGCGGTCTGGCGCGAAAAATTAGCAGCGCGCTATCAGGCGCTGGTTGACGAGGGCAGGCCATGAAACGCTGCCTGACCCTCCTGTTGCTGAACCTGTCTCTGTGCGGCATCGCCCATGCGGCCATCGACGCCTACACCTTTCGCGACGATGCCGAGCGCGCCCGTTACAGCGAGTTGACCCGCGAGCTGCGCTGCCCCAAATGCCAGAATCAGGACATCGCCGATTCCAACGCGCCGATTGCTGCCGACCTGCGCAAGGAAATCTACCGCATGCTGGGCGAGGGGCAGAGCAATCAGCAGATCATTGATTTCATGGTGGATCGGTATGGCGATTTCGTGCGTTACAAACCGAGCCTCAATGCCCGTACCTGGCTGCTCTGGTTCGGCCCTGCCGGTCTGCTGCTCGGCGGTGTTGTGGTGATCGGCTTCATTGTCGTGCGTCGTCGCAATCATCGTGCTGAGGACGCCGTTGGGTTGTCCGCAGACGAGCAGCAGCGCCTCGCCAGATTGCTGGACGATAACCGCCCATGATCGATTTCTGGATGGCAACCGGGCTGTTGCTGCTGGTGGCGCTGGGCTTTCTGCTGATCCCGGTACTGCGCGACCATCGTGCGCAGCGCGAAGAAGACCGCACCGCGCTCAATGTCGCGCTGTATCAGGAGCGCCTGGCCGAGTTGCAGGCGCAGCACGAGCAGGGCATGTTGTCGGTGCAGCAGCGACAGGACGCCCGCGCCGAGGCCGCTCGGGAGTTGCTTGCCGACACCGAAGGCGCAGAGCCTGTCCGTGCATCACGACTGGGCAGGCCGGTGTTGTTGCTGGCGGCCGCGCTGGTGCCGATGCTCGGTCTGGCGGGTTATCTGCATCTGGGGGCCAGCGACCGGGTCGAGCTGAGCCGCGAATTTGCCAAGCCGCCAACCTCGCTGGCCGACATGACCCGGCGGCTGGAGCGCAGCGTGCAGGCGCAGCCGGATTCTGCCGAGAACCTGTATTTTCTGGCGCGCAGCTACATGGCGCAAAATCGCCCTGGTGATGCGGCGCACCTGTTCGAACGGGCAGTCGCGCTGGCGGGAAGGCAGCCGGAACTGCTTGGGCAATGGGCGCAGGCGTTGTATTTCGCCAGTGAC
It includes:
- a CDS encoding heme lyase CcmF/NrfE family subunit, with the translated sequence MIPELGHLAMILALGFALVQAIIPLIGAWRGDRLWMSLARPAAWGQFSFLIFAFGCLTYAFMTDDFSVAYVAQNSNTELPWYYKFSAVWGAHEGSLLLWALILGGWTFAVSVFSRQLPQVMLARVLAVMGMISLGFLLFLILTSNPFARLLPQMPANGRDLNPLLQDIGLIVHPPMLYMGYVGFSVAFAFAIAALLGGRLDAAWARWSRPWTLVAWAFLGIGISLGSWWAYYELGWGGWWFWDPVENASFMPWLVGTALIHSLAVTEKRGVFKSWTVLLAIAAFSLSLLGTFLVRSGVLTSVHAFASDPARGVFILMFLLVVVGGSLTLFAVRAPVVKSHVGFDLWSRETLLLGNNLLLVVAASMILLGTLYPLVIDAISGDKMSVGPPYFNALFVPLMGLLLAVMAVGVLVRWKDTPLKWLLGMLGPVLIGSAVLAVIAGLVLGDFQWAVLATFMLAAWVLLAGLRDLFDKTRHKGLFKGARSLTRSYWGMQLAHLGIVVCALGVVLSSQNSAERDLRMAPGESTELGGYVFVFEGAKHYEGPNFISDRGTVRVLHNGAPLTELHPEKRLYTVQQSMMTEAGIDAGFSRDLYVALGEPLGDGAWAVRVHVKPFVRWIWFGGLLTGLGGVLAALDLRYRTRVNSKVREALGMSGATP
- a CDS encoding cytochrome c-type biogenesis protein, coding for MKRCLTLLLLNLSLCGIAHAAIDAYTFRDDAERARYSELTRELRCPKCQNQDIADSNAPIAADLRKEIYRMLGEGQSNQQIIDFMVDRYGDFVRYKPSLNARTWLLWFGPAGLLLGGVVVIGFIVVRRRNHRAEDAVGLSADEQQRLARLLDDNRP
- a CDS encoding heme ABC transporter permease, coding for MKSNAMKSSIGWAWFHTFGSPKGFYRISARLLPWLSVAACLLLGTGIVWGLAFAPPDYQQGNSFRIIYIHVPAAMLAQSCYVMLAVCGVVGLVWKMKLADVALHCAAPIGAWMTALALATGAIWGKPTWGAWWVWDARLTSMLILLFLYLGVIALGNAISNRDSAAKACAVLAIVGVVNIPIIKYSVEWWHTLHQGATFSLTEKPAMPAEMWLPLLFTVSGFYCFFGVVLLLRMRLEVLRRESRTQWVNAEVLRSLGQTPAPEGKP
- a CDS encoding DsbE family thiol:disulfide interchange protein, with amino-acid sequence MKRWILLLPLALFLGVAAFLYRGLYLDPAELPSALIGKPFPEFSLREVQSERVLSRADLLGKPALVNVWGTWCVACRVEHPLLTRLAQQGVLIYGVNYKDVNADAIKWLKAFHDPYQLNIRDEEGSLGLNLGVYGAPETFLIDRQGIIRYKHVGVIDDAVWREKLAARYQALVDEGRP
- the ccmI gene encoding c-type cytochrome biogenesis protein CcmI, which produces MIDFWMATGLLLLVALGFLLIPVLRDHRAQREEDRTALNVALYQERLAELQAQHEQGMLSVQQRQDARAEAARELLADTEGAEPVRASRLGRPVLLLAAALVPMLGLAGYLHLGASDRVELSREFAKPPTSLADMTRRLERSVQAQPDSAENLYFLARSYMAQNRPGDAAHLFERAVALAGRQPELLGQWAQALYFASDKHFTPQVQALTDEALQADPKEVTSLGLLGIAAFETQRYQAAVDYWSRLLAALPAQDASRSALEGGIARAREHLAQQGASVKPKSLKVRVALAASLEGKVQPTDSVFIFARAINGPAAPLAVKRITVADLPAEVELSDADAMLPQLKLSTSAQVQLMARVSRAGQPTTGEWVGRSQPLASDTQAQQVVTIDSPDK
- the ccmD gene encoding heme exporter protein CcmD; the protein is MSFESFSDFLAMGRHGLFVWSAYGLCLLVLLINVALPVLARRRYLKQQALRLKREKLS
- the ccmA gene encoding cytochrome c biogenesis heme-transporting ATPase CcmA — encoded protein: MTPVPPFLQAKALACERDWRMLFENLDLQLHAGDMLQISGPNGSGKTSLLRVLCGLMQPSAGRVLLNGLPLDRQRAEPGRSLLWIGHAPALKDLLTPLENLAWLCALHQPASAGQIAQALDAVGLAGFEDMPCHTLSAGQQRRVALARLYLPGPSLWMLDEPFTALDRQGIAQLENHLAAHCEQGGMVVMTTHHTLSRLPAGYRDIDLAKGSA
- the ccmE gene encoding cytochrome c maturation protein CcmE, yielding MNPLRRKRLLIILGVLVGVSLAVSLALSALKENINLFYTPSQIANGEAPLDTRIRAGGMVEKGSLQRSADSLDVRFVVTDFNQSVTIAYRGILPDLFREGQGIVALGKLNAQGVVVADEVLAKHDEKYMPPEVTKALRESGQPAPAAPSMPARQADR
- the ccmB gene encoding heme exporter protein CcmB; translation: MNNVFVLLMVREARLLARRPADLANPLVFFALVIALFPLAIGPDAQLLQTLSPGLMWIAALLAVLLSLDGLFRSDFEDGSLEQWVLSPHPLALLVLSKVLAHWVFSGLALVLLSPLLALMLGLPGNCLPVLMLSLLLGTPVLSLLGAVGAGLTVGLKRGGLLLALLILPLYIPVLILGSAALQAALQGMPATGYLLWLGSLSVLAITLTPFAIAAGLKISVGE